A window of the Lactobacillus amylovorus DSM 20531 genome harbors these coding sequences:
- a CDS encoding DUF805 domain-containing protein encodes MNERVYYFVKSYDEDLPKPPAESFGQILNETYLHPFDWSARTTRKSYWWSVLTNFIIAILAIVVGFYAFNEGLNPGIRVIDAVVAIAIYVWVFLAGLGQMIRRLHDVGYSGYWYWATFTGYGTMFMFYLALQPSVQHKVKWGKYLFSDQDYPESGAKSNVPVPTIGQILKEHFFDCFKWDARSTRTSFWVGTAISQVIMTIGVLACYLLVFMLLAPFSVTEFDSGDAKVIGVIFIIFIIFFIAVAIWAFLAQLGHTVRRLHDAGFNGGWWWLGVIPYVGQLLLAFLLFHPTVQNEVKWDKYLFDPEYRIR; translated from the coding sequence ATGAATGAAAGAGTGTATTACTTCGTCAAATCGTATGATGAAGATTTACCAAAACCACCCGCAGAAAGTTTTGGTCAAATTTTAAACGAAACCTACTTGCATCCCTTCGATTGGAGCGCAAGAACCACTCGTAAATCCTACTGGTGGAGCGTCTTAACCAACTTCATTATTGCCATTTTAGCTATTGTAGTTGGCTTCTATGCTTTCAATGAAGGCCTTAATCCAGGTATCAGAGTAATCGACGCTGTGGTTGCGATTGCTATCTATGTCTGGGTATTTCTAGCTGGCCTTGGTCAAATGATCCGTCGTTTGCATGACGTTGGCTACAGCGGCTACTGGTACTGGGCTACCTTCACTGGTTATGGCACAATGTTTATGTTTTACTTAGCACTTCAACCATCTGTCCAACACAAGGTTAAATGGGGCAAGTACTTGTTCAGCGATCAAGATTATCCTGAGAGCGGCGCAAAAAGTAATGTTCCTGTACCAACTATTGGTCAAATCTTGAAGGAACACTTCTTTGACTGCTTCAAGTGGGATGCTAGATCTACTAGAACCTCATTCTGGGTAGGTACTGCAATTAGCCAAGTTATCATGACAATCGGCGTACTTGCTTGTTACCTACTTGTTTTCATGCTTTTAGCTCCTTTCAGCGTTACTGAATTTGATTCTGGCGATGCCAAGGTAATCGGTGTAATCTTCATCATTTTTATTATTTTCTTTATTGCAGTAGCTATTTGGGCCTTTTTAGCACAATTGGGTCACACTGTTCGTCGTCTGCACGACGCAGGCTTTAACGGTGGTTGGTGGTGGCTGGGCGTAATTCCTTACGTTGGTCAACTGTTGCTAGCATTCTTGCTCTTCCACCCTACTGTTCAAAATGAAGTTAAATGGGACAAATATTTATTTGATCCAGAATATCGAATTAGATAG
- a CDS encoding HNH endonuclease, which yields MKFQCSSCGLRMDSLHFKQEGLMNPKLTSICDICITRNLNPEDYANDAVATFAQSLLYTFVGAKKQDQSGFIVKNKKDRKKYEAFLQDYDGNEIARQQIKRSDLNLAVIKSEDGKLNYVPNQGVTFEQNLKGMGLEINFQLNEVDFIDRERIRAKYKYHCQYCGRRGHSVDHKDPVSLSHNNSLDNLTLACAECNRIKSDMPYKLFIQLNDQISEINKKLVKYEDALSTLREEFEHRRRYLAAQVHLKGVINDPELNAIRKQNKSLQDAIDSLQSDYDDLRQTRKTYFDTGWKLARIKENKDII from the coding sequence GTGAAATTTCAATGTAGTTCATGCGGGCTGCGCATGGACTCTTTGCATTTTAAGCAAGAGGGGTTAATGAATCCTAAGTTGACCAGTATTTGCGACATTTGTATCACGCGCAACCTGAATCCGGAAGATTACGCAAATGATGCGGTCGCAACTTTTGCTCAAAGCTTGCTTTACACGTTTGTCGGTGCAAAGAAACAAGATCAATCAGGTTTTATTGTGAAAAATAAAAAGGACCGTAAAAAATACGAAGCCTTTTTACAAGATTATGATGGTAATGAAATCGCCCGCCAACAGATTAAAAGGTCTGATTTGAATTTGGCGGTAATTAAAAGCGAAGATGGCAAGCTTAATTATGTGCCTAACCAAGGCGTAACTTTTGAGCAAAATTTAAAGGGAATGGGTTTGGAGATCAATTTCCAGTTAAACGAAGTTGATTTTATTGATCGTGAACGCATTCGGGCCAAGTATAAATACCACTGCCAATATTGCGGCAGACGTGGCCACAGCGTAGATCATAAGGATCCTGTTTCTCTTAGTCACAACAACAGTTTAGATAATTTAACTTTAGCTTGTGCGGAATGCAACCGAATTAAGTCGGATATGCCTTATAAGTTGTTTATTCAACTGAATGATCAAATTTCTGAGATCAATAAAAAGCTAGTTAAGTATGAAGATGCGCTGAGTACTTTGAGAGAAGAATTTGAGCATCGTCGGCGCTATTTAGCGGCTCAAGTACACCTTAAGGGTGTGATCAATGATCCTGAGCTAAATGCGATTAGAAAGCAAAATAAGAGCTTACAGGATGCTATTGATAGTTTACAAAGTGATTATGATGATTTGCGTCAAACGCGCAAGACGTATTTTGATACGGGCTGGAAATTAGCTCGCATTAAGGAAAATAAGGATATTATTTAA
- a CDS encoding YfbR-like 5'-deoxynucleotidase — MGLNAYIHGFNSLESIDRAPGYFKYHYHSVADHCFRTAELAQMMVDIEEVHGNKKINWKALYEKSLNHDYTERFIGDIKTPVKYATPQLRKMIGDVEETMTTKFIKDEIPEEFQEIYTKRLSEGKDDTLEGKILSICDKLDLLYEAYGEIELGNPNPVYMQMFKESLETIKKFDDLVCVQYFIKKILPDLFKGDFAGKDKMQRIAFSILLLGDD, encoded by the coding sequence ATGGGATTAAATGCATACATTCACGGTTTTAACAGTTTAGAGTCAATCGATCGTGCACCAGGTTACTTCAAGTACCACTACCACTCAGTAGCTGATCACTGCTTCAGAACAGCTGAACTCGCACAAATGATGGTTGATATCGAAGAAGTTCACGGCAATAAGAAGATCAATTGGAAGGCCCTTTACGAAAAGAGTTTGAATCATGATTATACTGAACGTTTCATCGGTGATATTAAGACACCAGTTAAATACGCTACTCCTCAACTTAGAAAGATGATTGGTGATGTTGAAGAAACAATGACCACTAAGTTCATTAAGGATGAGATTCCAGAAGAATTTCAAGAAATTTATACTAAACGTCTCTCAGAAGGCAAAGATGATACTTTAGAGGGTAAAATTTTATCAATCTGTGATAAATTAGATTTGTTATATGAAGCTTATGGAGAAATCGAATTAGGTAATCCTAACCCGGTTTATATGCAAATGTTCAAGGAAAGTCTTGAAACGATCAAGAAATTCGACGATTTAGTTTGCGTACAATACTTTATTAAGAAAATTTTGCCAGATCTTTTTAAAGGTGATTTCGCGGGAAAGGATAAGATGCAACGAATAGCTTTTAGCATTCTATTGTTAGGGGATGATTAG
- a CDS encoding OFA family MFS transporter, with translation MIKTRNRYVIASAGITLHLMIGCVYAWSVFTGPIVKQTGWAETSVSFAFSLAIFFLGMSAAFMGRLVEKFRPTITGTISSVCYGWGIFLTGIAISNQQLWLLYLAYGVIGGLGLGASYVTPVSTIIRWFPDKRGLATGLAIMGFGFAALLTGPIAQTLMASFGVSSTFYILGIFYFLVMIIAAQFIKKPRQIELPKAVIKKASHFSLTGQNMTANTAAIMVGILGLFNGFGRLIWATLSDYIGRPRTYSAIFILDIVMLITLILCKVPVIFALALCLLLSCYGAGFSVIPVYLGDVFGTRELGAIHGYVLTAWAAAGMVGPILLSYTHQILHNYFVTLVVFIVIDLLALIVSLALQRAFAGMQEQVNK, from the coding sequence ATGATAAAAACTAGAAATAGGTACGTTATCGCCTCAGCCGGGATCACACTGCATTTAATGATCGGCTGCGTCTATGCCTGGAGCGTTTTTACCGGTCCGATTGTTAAACAAACCGGTTGGGCAGAAACCTCCGTTTCTTTTGCCTTTAGTTTAGCTATTTTCTTTTTAGGGATGTCAGCAGCCTTTATGGGACGTTTAGTTGAAAAGTTCAGACCCACAATCACTGGTACAATTTCTAGTGTTTGTTACGGTTGGGGTATCTTTTTAACTGGGATTGCAATTAGCAACCAACAACTATGGCTACTTTACTTAGCTTATGGTGTAATCGGCGGATTAGGCCTTGGAGCAAGTTACGTAACTCCTGTTTCTACAATCATCCGCTGGTTTCCGGACAAGCGTGGCCTAGCTACCGGTTTAGCCATCATGGGCTTTGGCTTTGCGGCTTTATTGACAGGTCCGATTGCTCAAACTCTAATGGCAAGTTTTGGTGTTTCCAGCACCTTTTATATTTTGGGTATCTTTTATTTTCTGGTCATGATTATAGCTGCCCAATTTATTAAAAAGCCGCGTCAAATTGAATTGCCAAAAGCAGTGATCAAAAAAGCAAGTCATTTCAGCCTAACTGGTCAAAACATGACAGCAAATACCGCTGCCATAATGGTCGGTATCCTAGGTTTATTCAACGGTTTTGGTCGTTTAATTTGGGCAACTTTATCAGACTATATTGGTAGGCCTAGAACTTACAGCGCCATCTTTATTTTGGATATCGTCATGTTAATCACCTTAATCTTGTGCAAAGTACCCGTGATTTTTGCTCTTGCCCTTTGCCTACTCTTATCATGTTACGGTGCTGGCTTTTCAGTAATTCCAGTATATTTAGGCGACGTTTTTGGTACTCGTGAATTAGGAGCAATTCATGGATATGTCTTAACGGCATGGGCCGCAGCGGGAATGGTAGGTCCAATTTTGTTATCCTACACTCACCAAATACTGCACAACTACTTTGTGACCCTAGTCGTCTTCATCGTCATCGATCTTTTAGCTCTAATTGTTTCCCTAGCTTTGCAACGAGCATTTGCCGGGATGCAAGAACAAGTGAATAAATAA
- a CDS encoding glycosyl hydrolase family 8, whose product MAYVRLQNSSQLRHNFYRQWHKDYVVKVNKQESFIDTTPKTETRTALSEGQGYGMYIAVLSAKRKWSKKEYFDQLNNFYLKHRETINKDKTALMSWRAVENNGHWTINKNSATDGDLFIAQALLLASKQWHDDKYQKEAHAILQDILRYEYNLDTETLTVGDWADSKSKYYNLMRTSDVMPEFFDNFYQETDDKRWLVIKNTMLKRLNQLSHQNKTGLVPDFAWVSKNDAQPVKPKTISTENDGYYYANACRVPMMLAGCNDRSAQNTLKRMLKFFSKQNTITAGYTLKGKPLNKYQSASFSAPIFDAVSFNRNEGYDDLFMSQQYIFTRHLPRNNYYDAALTTMAALDADKL is encoded by the coding sequence ATGGCATATGTACGATTGCAAAACAGTAGCCAATTGCGCCACAATTTTTATAGACAATGGCACAAAGATTACGTTGTTAAAGTTAATAAACAAGAGAGTTTTATTGATACGACGCCAAAAACAGAAACCAGAACCGCGCTATCTGAAGGGCAAGGCTACGGCATGTATATTGCTGTTTTGTCTGCTAAAAGAAAGTGGAGCAAGAAAGAATATTTTGATCAACTGAATAATTTTTATCTCAAGCACCGCGAAACGATTAATAAAGACAAGACAGCATTAATGTCTTGGCGTGCCGTTGAAAATAATGGTCACTGGACGATTAATAAAAATAGTGCCACAGACGGTGACTTATTTATTGCCCAGGCATTATTACTAGCCAGCAAGCAGTGGCATGATGATAAGTATCAAAAAGAAGCGCATGCCATTTTGCAAGATATTTTGCGCTATGAGTACAATCTTGATACTGAAACGCTGACTGTCGGAGACTGGGCTGATTCGAAGTCCAAGTACTACAATTTAATGCGGACTTCTGATGTGATGCCGGAATTCTTCGACAACTTTTATCAAGAAACAGATGATAAGCGCTGGCTCGTGATCAAAAATACGATGCTTAAGCGACTTAACCAGCTCAGTCATCAAAATAAAACTGGCTTAGTGCCTGATTTTGCTTGGGTAAGCAAAAATGACGCCCAACCGGTTAAGCCTAAGACTATTTCAACGGAAAATGATGGCTACTATTATGCTAATGCTTGTCGTGTTCCGATGATGCTGGCGGGATGCAATGATCGCTCAGCACAGAACACTTTAAAGAGGATGCTTAAATTCTTTAGTAAGCAAAACACCATAACAGCAGGCTATACTCTAAAAGGCAAGCCATTAAACAAGTACCAGTCTGCCAGCTTCAGTGCACCGATTTTCGATGCCGTATCGTTCAATCGAAATGAAGGCTATGACGATTTGTTCATGTCTCAGCAGTATATTTTTACGCGTCATTTACCGCGAAATAATTATTATGATGCCGCATTGACGACAATGGCTGCTTTAGATGCTGATAAGCTATAA
- a CDS encoding glycosyltransferase family 2 protein, which translates to MSMVTLSGAIAFWLKHSKVLVKITPLPRYPKVTIVVPAHNEELVIKNTATAILNLNYPKDKLEVLFYADNCEDHTADVLDSVLAEERFKNRNAKVIRRTGTGGKAGVLNDALKIAHGEYLGVYDADAMPESNALYFLVRKVLENPKRYMAAFGRNKTRNAKQNFLTRCINQEIVVTQRVQHCGIWQLFKIGRIPGTNFIINKEYVESIGGWRNGALTEDTDISFKIMGSGKLIALAYNSEAFQQEPERLKDYYFQRLRWAKGNYEVVINNFKHLFDRSNWRVKLETFYYSCTFFWFNAAIILSDIIFLANVIAMIVHIWQPGVQLPFTITSSNILLAQILLFNWLLMILLYILQIYAAMCTQFGQATTGQIWLALASYFSYSQLFIVVSVHAVCSVTADRLFHRDSTKWVKTKRFAD; encoded by the coding sequence ATGTCGATGGTTACTCTAAGTGGGGCAATTGCATTTTGGCTAAAGCACAGCAAGGTTTTAGTTAAAATTACACCGCTTCCTCGTTATCCTAAAGTGACGATCGTTGTCCCAGCCCATAACGAAGAATTGGTAATTAAAAATACGGCGACAGCAATTTTGAATCTTAATTATCCTAAGGATAAATTAGAAGTCTTATTTTACGCGGATAACTGTGAGGACCATACTGCTGATGTTCTAGACAGTGTTTTAGCAGAAGAAAGGTTTAAAAATCGTAACGCTAAAGTAATTAGACGAACTGGTACCGGTGGTAAGGCCGGAGTTTTAAACGATGCCTTGAAAATTGCTCACGGTGAATACCTAGGCGTTTATGATGCGGATGCCATGCCTGAAAGCAATGCACTGTACTTTTTAGTTCGAAAAGTGTTGGAAAATCCTAAGCGTTATATGGCGGCTTTTGGTAGAAATAAAACGCGTAACGCTAAGCAGAACTTTTTAACTAGATGTATCAACCAAGAGATCGTTGTAACGCAGCGAGTTCAACACTGCGGTATTTGGCAATTATTCAAAATTGGCCGAATTCCAGGTACTAATTTCATTATTAATAAAGAATATGTAGAATCAATCGGTGGCTGGCGTAATGGTGCCTTGACCGAAGATACCGATATTTCCTTTAAGATTATGGGCTCAGGCAAATTGATTGCACTGGCTTATAACTCTGAAGCTTTCCAGCAAGAACCAGAAAGATTGAAGGACTATTACTTCCAGCGTTTGCGCTGGGCTAAAGGCAACTACGAAGTGGTCATCAACAACTTCAAGCATTTGTTTGATCGAAGCAATTGGCGCGTAAAACTAGAAACGTTTTATTACTCATGTACTTTCTTCTGGTTTAATGCCGCAATTATTTTGTCTGACATTATTTTCTTAGCCAATGTGATTGCAATGATCGTCCACATTTGGCAGCCAGGAGTGCAATTACCATTCACAATTACTTCAAGCAACATCTTGCTGGCACAGATTTTGTTGTTTAATTGGCTACTGATGATTTTGCTTTATATTTTGCAAATTTATGCGGCCATGTGTACGCAGTTTGGTCAGGCAACTACTGGGCAAATTTGGCTAGCCTTGGCCTCATATTTCTCATATTCGCAATTGTTTATCGTAGTTTCCGTTCATGCAGTATGTTCAGTTACGGCCGATAGATTGTTCCACCGTGATAGTACTAAGTGGGTTAAGACGAAGAGATTTGCCGATTAA